One window of Peteryoungia desertarenae genomic DNA carries:
- a CDS encoding NUDIX hydrolase: protein MSKRTLITIKDGKQRFNHRIAGLAFRDGHVLVHRATHESFWTFPGGRAEIGETSAETLMREMQEELGVEARVQELLWIVENFFDYEGKAWHELGLYYRMEIPDHFPFHSTDIIHRNEDGKNSLEFKWVQATREALIALDIPPYFIADEIESLPISPKHIVWHDGDLDGKQG, encoded by the coding sequence GTGTCCAAACGCACCCTGATCACCATCAAGGACGGTAAGCAGCGGTTCAACCATCGCATCGCAGGCCTCGCCTTCCGCGACGGTCATGTTCTGGTCCACCGCGCCACCCATGAGAGTTTCTGGACCTTTCCCGGAGGCCGGGCCGAAATCGGCGAAACTTCGGCGGAAACGCTCATGCGCGAAATGCAGGAGGAACTGGGTGTCGAGGCCAGGGTCCAGGAACTGCTCTGGATCGTCGAGAATTTCTTCGACTACGAGGGCAAGGCCTGGCATGAACTGGGCCTTTACTACCGCATGGAGATCCCGGACCACTTCCCCTTCCATTCGACCGACATCATCCACCGCAACGAGGACGGCAAGAACAGCCTTGAGTTCAAATGGGTTCAGGCAACACGGGAAGCGCTGATTGCTCTCGATATTCCGCCTTACTTCATTGCCGACGAGATCGAATCCTTGCCGATCTCTCCGAAGCACATCGTCTGGCATGACGGCGATCTCGATGGGAAACAGGGCTGA
- the ruvB gene encoding Holliday junction branch migration DNA helicase RuvB, translated as MMTNNPILSPEKKGEDLDAALRPQSLDDFTGQAEARANLKIFIEAAKNRGEALDHVLFVGPPGLGKTTLAQIMAKELGVNFRSTSGPVIAKAGDLAALLTNLEERDVLFIDEIHRLSPAVEEILYPAMEDFQLDLIIGEGPAARSVKIDLSKFTLVAATTRLGLLTTPLRDRFGIPVRLNFYTVEELESIVRRGARLLNLPMTDDGAREVARRARGTPRIAGRLLRRVRDFAEVARAEAVTRQIADEALTRLNVDNMGLDQLDMRYLSMIAVNFGGGPVGIETIAAGLSEPRDAIEDIIEPYMIQQGFIQRTPRGRVLTATAWKHLGMTPPKDLEAAQFRLTLEDD; from the coding sequence ATGATGACCAACAACCCCATCCTCTCGCCCGAAAAGAAGGGGGAAGATCTCGATGCAGCACTCCGCCCGCAGTCGCTGGATGACTTCACTGGCCAGGCGGAAGCACGCGCCAATCTGAAAATCTTCATCGAGGCTGCGAAGAACCGGGGCGAAGCGCTGGATCACGTGCTCTTCGTCGGCCCGCCGGGGCTTGGCAAGACGACGCTTGCCCAGATCATGGCCAAGGAACTCGGCGTCAATTTCCGCTCGACCTCGGGGCCCGTCATCGCCAAGGCTGGCGATCTCGCCGCCCTTTTGACCAATCTCGAAGAGCGCGATGTGCTCTTCATCGACGAAATCCATCGCTTGAGCCCCGCCGTCGAGGAAATCCTCTATCCGGCCATGGAGGACTTCCAGCTCGACCTGATCATCGGCGAAGGGCCGGCAGCCCGCTCGGTGAAGATCGACCTGTCGAAATTCACCCTCGTTGCCGCCACCACCCGTCTCGGCCTGTTGACCACCCCCTTGCGGGATCGTTTTGGCATTCCGGTACGGCTGAATTTCTACACGGTCGAGGAACTCGAATCGATCGTCCGCCGTGGCGCCCGGCTCCTCAATCTGCCGATGACGGACGACGGCGCCCGCGAAGTTGCCCGCCGCGCCCGCGGCACGCCACGCATTGCCGGCCGCCTGCTGCGCCGTGTCCGCGACTTCGCCGAGGTCGCCCGCGCGGAAGCGGTAACCCGGCAGATCGCGGACGAAGCACTCACGCGGCTCAACGTCGACAATATGGGCCTCGACCAGCTCGACATGCGCTATCTCTCGATGATCGCCGTGAATTTCGGCGGCGGCCCTGTCGGCATCGAAACCATCGCCGCCGGTCTCTCGGAACCGCGCGACGCGATCGAGGACATCATCGAGCCCTATATGATCCAGCAGGGCTTCATCCAGCGCACCCCGCGTGGCCGTGTCTTGACGGCGACTGCCTGGAAGCACCTGGGCATGACGCCGCCAAAAGATCTCGAAGCGGCGCAATTCCGCCTGACGCTCGAGGACGATTAA
- the ybgC gene encoding tol-pal system-associated acyl-CoA thioesterase — MTAISMGNRAETGFDLLRLLEPKNKRGLHVSETKYFPLSGEIIEGAHHLTQRVYYEDTDFSGAVYHARYLHFMERARTDYLRCLGVEQSALFEASDEGLAFMVHRMEIDFKAPARMDDVITVVTRTGKAGGAKMILEQTISRGTQLLIDAKVIIAVVNRQGRPRRLPEQLAYQFLAKGQENSAK; from the coding sequence ATGACGGCGATCTCGATGGGAAACAGGGCTGAGACTGGCTTCGACTTGTTGCGTCTGCTAGAGCCGAAAAACAAGCGAGGACTGCACGTGAGCGAAACCAAATACTTTCCACTATCCGGTGAAATCATCGAGGGCGCCCACCACCTCACCCAGCGCGTCTACTACGAAGACACGGACTTTTCCGGCGCTGTCTATCATGCCCGCTATCTGCATTTCATGGAACGCGCCCGCACGGACTACCTGCGTTGTCTAGGCGTCGAACAGTCCGCTCTTTTTGAGGCTAGTGACGAAGGCCTTGCCTTCATGGTCCACCGCATGGAAATCGACTTCAAAGCGCCGGCTCGGATGGATGACGTCATCACCGTCGTGACCAGAACGGGAAAAGCAGGTGGCGCCAAGATGATTCTCGAACAGACGATCAGCCGGGGCACGCAGCTGCTGATTGATGCGAAGGTCATCATTGCGGTGGTGAACAGACAGGGGCGCCCCAGGCGGCTGCCGGAGCAATTAGCTTACCAATTCCTTGCCAAAGGCCAGGAAAACAGCGCAAAGTAA
- a CDS encoding AbrB/MazE/SpoVT family DNA-binding domain-containing protein codes for MSPKGQITIPKEMRELLNLSPGDQLVYSVIDGEIVITPKNIDLKDLAGFLGKPPNGHATLEEIDEAVVQTAGANALSTGGDDPSDLAA; via the coding sequence ATGTCCCCCAAAGGTCAGATCACCATTCCGAAAGAAATGCGTGAGCTGCTCAATCTGAGTCCCGGCGATCAGTTGGTCTACAGCGTGATTGACGGCGAAATTGTCATCACTCCCAAGAACATCGACCTCAAGGATCTGGCCGGTTTTCTTGGCAAGCCGCCAAACGGACACGCAACACTGGAGGAAATCGACGAAGCAGTCGTCCAGACGGCAGGCGCAAACGCACTTTCTACCGGGGGTGACGACCCATCGGATCTTGCGGCATGA
- a CDS encoding PIN domain-containing protein, whose product MTLVGLDTNILIRLLTNDDPDQRRLALSFAEGLGKDYLAFLPLICVLELDWALRSQLGYGRREASTAIAKLLQVRGLTVESHDLVVKALRQVDQKNADFADALIAARSIQEGCTSVKTFDKRAASRVPAMELLA is encoded by the coding sequence ATGACCCTTGTTGGCCTTGATACGAACATCTTGATCCGGCTTCTGACCAATGACGATCCGGATCAACGGCGTCTGGCTCTAAGTTTTGCCGAAGGGCTTGGAAAGGACTACCTCGCCTTTCTCCCTCTGATTTGCGTATTGGAATTGGACTGGGCATTGCGCTCGCAACTTGGCTACGGAAGACGCGAAGCCTCGACGGCGATCGCGAAACTGCTGCAGGTCCGGGGCCTGACTGTCGAAAGCCACGACCTCGTCGTAAAAGCACTGCGGCAGGTCGACCAGAAGAATGCCGACTTCGCCGACGCCTTGATTGCCGCCCGGTCTATTCAAGAGGGCTGCACCTCCGTAAAGACCTTCGACAAACGCGCCGCCTCCCGTGTGCCCGCCATGGAACTTCTCGCATGA